The sequence below is a genomic window from Anaerolineales bacterium.
GCTGCTTAACTCCAGCGGGATGGACAAGAAGAGCATCGTCGGCCTGGGGATCTCGGGTCACAGTTTGGGCGCAGTCCCCGTTGATGAAGGCGGCAACCCCTTGAGAGACGCGACCCCAATCTGGTCCGACATTCGTGCCCAAAAGGAAGTCGCGCGTTTCTTCGAGATCATCGATCCCGATGAATGGTACTTGACCACAGGGAATGGCTTCCCCGC
It includes:
- a CDS encoding FGGY family carbohydrate kinase, with translation MDKHILSFDLGTGGNKASLYGEEGNCLASAFVPYSTHYPHVGWHEQRPADWWNAVVESTRMLLNSSGMDKKSIVGLGISGHSLGAVPVDEGGNPLRDATPIWSDIRAQKEVARFFEIIDPDEWYLTTGNGFPA